The window CCTGCAACTTCCACCCTACAAGTGGCAGCCCTGCCCCTATCTCACCTCTGTGCTGGTGGGTGTGGGGGTCCGATCCGGGggggcagcagctggcaggggtTCAGCAGGCTCTGGAGTGCTCTCAAGGGGTTTGGTGCCCAGACTCTGCTCAAACGAGGCCTTGAGCTCCATTATCACTGGTAAGAGGGGAACGTGGCTGGAGCAGGGCAACAGttcccttctcccagccccaccacacaaaaGCCAGCTAGAGGAGCCGATCTCCAGGGCTCACAATGGGACACTGGCACATACAACCTTCACCTGTCAGGTACCCTGAGCTCTCCTCTGCTCACACATCAAAGTTAGGGCAGCAAGGAACACCCCCACCACCTGCCCCGGCTCAGGGGAGGGAACAGCAGGGGCTTTGGTCACAGCTCAGCCACAGAAATCTCATCCAACTCTCCTGCAGCATGTGTCACAGCACAGGGAGCACCtccagctcttctcttccccaccGACAGCATGTTTTCAAGCCTGTGTCATACACTGCCACAGGCACCAAGAGTATTTCATGTCCTGCAGAGCAGGGTCAGGGACCGAGAGAGGTGGCAATGCTCATGCACAGGCTGCGTTGCCAAGCCCCAGTTTGCCACAGCACAGAGGAGAGCAGGAAACAGCACCCAGGCCAGAACACACATCAGGAGAGACTCTTGCCTCTCACAGCTAAGCCCCAGGATCCCACCACCCAACCTGGGCTGCTGAGCACCACTAGGACATCATTGTCCTTTGAGGGGGGTTTAGGTCCCATGGCAGAGCCTGACACAGGACACTGGCTTCAGAGAGCCTTTCCCCAACCCATCCCACACAGGCCACTTCCATGGAGGTGTCTTACCTTGGTAGAACTGGGTGTTGCCCAGGAAGAGGGTGCTGTTGAGGATTGCCAGGACCCAGCAGAGGGGCAGCAGGTAAAGGATGCAGACAGAGCCCAGCAGCGCCCCATAAAACCTGGGAAGGAGCAGCAAGACACTGCAGCCAAGACAGAGCAACTCACACCACAGCACAAGCCCCCTTCCTTCATCTGGTCCCCCACCTGCTCTCTCCAAGTACCAAACACATCAAACACAGCTCCACAGGTCTGGCTGAGCCCACCGCAGGATACCTGACCCGGTACTACTCACTGGGAAGAGACAGTGGGGTTCTCCCAGTACAGTACACGGTACACTGCCTCGCAGCTGCAGCACATCCCGCTCAGGAATCCCTCCAGCTGGATCAGGCTGTGAATGAGACCTCACAGTCACAAAAAGGcccccacaaacacacaccctgACTCCCCCATACTCATATGCTTTACAGTGGCCAGGCTGACCTAAACCCAGGCCCTCTGCAGTCACAGAAAAGCCTCCCTGGCCGCAGAGGCCCCAGGAGCCCCACAGCCAGGAGGGCTCCAGAGACTCACAAGCTCTTGACCTGGGCGATAGCCTCCTGCCGAGAGAGCTGCACCCTGCGCAGGTCCTCCCGGCGGACGCTGTGGTACCGCCTGCGCACCAGCTCTGGCTCCGAGGGCCGGACCCGGCACGTTTCCTGCAGGTAGCCCAGCAGGGCCGGCACCACGACCAAGAAGGCGAGCACCGAGTACCAGGCGGCTGGAAAAGGAGGAACAACATCAGCCCGGGGGGGTCTGGGGAGGGGACCGGCCCTGTCCCCCCCAGACGCACCTTGGCCGACGGTGAGCAGGAGGAAGTTGAGGCCGAGGCAGACGAGGAGGGAGCACACGGGCCGCTGCCACctgcggggaggagggagggtgaGGGACGTGAGACCCTGGGGACGGTCTCGGTGCCGGCCCAGCCCGCACCTACCGGAGAAGGGAGCGGACGCCCTCGGCGGCGTCCCGCAGCGGCTCCAGGTAGAGCTGCAGCCGCCGGTAGCTCCGCACCAGCTCCAGCAGGTCGAAAGCGGCGACGGCCTTGGGCGGCGACGGCTCCGGCGGGGCCTCACCGCCCCCCGACACCCCGTCAGGGCCGCCTGCCGCCCCGTCCCGCTCCACCGCCTGCATGACGGGACGGGACAAAACGGGCCGGgcctggggaggggaaagggaagcgGGAGCGGAACGAGCCAAGCCCGCCGCCGCGCTCAGCCCTACTCCACACCCCACTTCCGT of the Strix aluco isolate bStrAlu1 chromosome 7, bStrAlu1.hap1, whole genome shotgun sequence genome contains:
- the ZFYVE27 gene encoding protrudin isoform X1, which gives rise to MQAVERDGAAGGPDGVSGGGEAPPEPSPPKAVAAFDLLELVRSYRRLQLYLEPLRDAAEGVRSLLRWQRPVCSLLVCLGLNFLLLTVGQAAWYSVLAFLVVVPALLGYLQETCRVRPSEPELVRRRYHSVRREDLRRVQLSRQEAIAQVKSFLIQLEGFLSGMCCSCEAVYRVLYWENPTVSSQFYGALLGSVCILYLLPLCWVLAILNSTLFLGNTQFYQVIMELKASFEQSLGTKPLESTPEPAEPLPAAAPPDRTPTPTSTEDLTPGSVEEAEEAEPDEEFKDAIEENQLLVMEDDESSQCSADFDLSLPDNGFMSKNEVIRSKVSRLTERLRKRYPSNNFGSCTGCAATFSVLKKRRSCSNCGNSFCSRCCSFKVPKAVMGATAPEAQRETVFVCGLCNQVLIK
- the ZFYVE27 gene encoding protrudin isoform X2, whose product is MQAVERDGAAGGPDGVSGGGEAPPEPSPPKAVAAFDLLELVRSYRRLQLYLEPLRDAAEGVRSLLRWQRPVCSLLVCLGLNFLLLTVGQAAWYSVLAFLVVVPALLGYLQETCRVRPSEPELVRRRYHSVRREDLRRVQLSRQEAIAQVKSFLIQLEGFLSGMCCSCEAVYRVLYWENPTVSSQFYGALLGSVCILYLLPLCWVLAILNSTLFLGNTQFYQVIMELKASFEQSLGTKPLESTPEPAEPLPAAAPPDRTPTPTSTEDLTPGSVEEAEEAEPDEEFKDAIEEDDESSQCSADFDLSLPDNGFMSKNEVIRSKVSRLTERLRKRYPSNNFGSCTGCAATFSVLKKRRSCSNCGNSFCSRCCSFKVPKAVMGATAPEAQRETVFVCGLCNQVLIK